From Solanum lycopersicum chromosome 8, SLM_r2.1, the proteins below share one genomic window:
- the LOC101260845 gene encoding uncharacterized protein isoform X10: MLLPYARRWTRGIDRDTESHHVLIPIRDQLNRMTEDQFGHSQHVPVIPSWGTNHHAHDQRRRLGAEVLEMMDKYFCDWGNRHQSLAVEVNDGTSGAGYRLWYMRHGRLLIGRPTLEVDVSSGFVHFAGTSIAMSRGLFKLYSLALQWQRDTTSALHGEKVSQIVKDTLLEAGIQFREPFFEGDPLFEHVRARGPRSGRMGHRGRARGRARGCGAGGIPIPPDIGADVRVEADDLHVHQFGTSDIMNLLHMSFDPYSRLTRDVEGIGHMSYESTIDVGDYIPDIAGTSGTVRFDTEDTTIYNTQDFIEGLFDDPIKLQEGTIRPILFTAEWIELSKVGIFVATHSEFWCHMLPCLIPNLIKSLYCMRTWNMV, encoded by the exons ATGTTACTTCCATATGCTAGGCGTTGGACGCGTGGAATTGATAGGGATACCGAGTCACATCATGTTCTTATCCCGATCAGAGACCAGTTAAACCGCATGACGGAGGATCAg TTTGGTCATTCCCAGCATGTACCTGTGATTCCTAGTTGGGGAACCAACCACCACGCGCATGATCAGCGTAGGAGGCTTGGAGCAGAGGTTCTTGAAATgatggataaatatttttgtgattgGGGTAATCGACATCAGAGTTTAGCTGTTGAGGTAAATGATGGTACTAGCGGGGCAGGGTATAGATTATGGTACATGCGGCATGGAAGATTGCTTATAGGTAGGCCTACATTAGAGGTTGACGTATCGTCAGGCTTTGTTCATTTTGCTGGTACTAGTATTGCAATGTCCAGAGGACTATTTAAATTGTATAGTCTTGCATTACAGTGGCAGAGAGACACAACCTCTGCTTTACATGGTGAAAAGGTATCTCAGATTGTTAAAGATACATTGCTTGAGGCCGGAATACAATTTAGAGAGCCATTTTTTGAGGGAGATCCTTTATTTGAACATGTGCGTGCAAGAGGACCCAGAAGTGGACGGATGGGGCATAGAGGTAGAGCTCGAGGACGCGCTCGAGGATGTGGCGCTGGTGGTATACCTATTCCTCCAGACATAGGGGCAGATGTGAGAGTAGAGGCTGATGATTTGCATGTTCATCAGTTTGGCACGTCAGATATCATGAATTTATTACATATGTCATTTGATCCTTATTCAAGATTGACTCGAGATGTGGAAGGAATTGGACATATGAGCTATGAATCAACAATAGATGTTGGAGATTATATACCTGATATCGCG ggCACATCAGGTACTGTCCGTTTTGACACTGAAGATACTACTATTTATAACACTCAAGATTTTATTGAAGGATTGTTTGATGATCCAATTAAGTTGCAG GAAGGGACTATCAGGCCAATACTTTTCACCGCCGAGTGGATTGAATTGTCCAAAGTAGGCATTTTTGTAGCTACGCACAGTGAATTCTGGTGCCATATGCTCCCATGCTTGATACCCAATTTGATCAAATCCCTTTATTGCATGAGAACATGGAATATGGTATGA
- the LOC101260845 gene encoding uncharacterized protein isoform X4 produces the protein MLLPYARRWTRGIDRDTESHHVLIPIRDQLNRMTEDQFRWTLYNEILHTLPHCCMVDEPLWMACVPMFCLEIVEVHSPDRVMRQFGHSQHVPVIPSWGTNHHAHDQRRRLGAEVLEMMDKYFCDWGNRHQSLAVEVNDGTSGAGYRLWYMRHGRLLIGRPTLEVDVSSGFVHFAGTSIAMSRGLFKLYSLALQWQRDTTSALHGEKVSQIVKDTLLEAGIQFREPFFEGDPLFEHVRARGPRSGRMGHRGRARGRARGCGAGGIPIPPDIGADVRVEADDLHVHQFGTSDIMNLLHMSFDPYSRLTRDVEGIGHMSYESTIDVGDYIPDIAGTSGTVRFDTEDTTIYNTQDFIEGLFDDPIKLQEGTIRPILFTAEWIELSKVGIFVATHSEFWCHMLPCLIPNLIKSLYCMRTWNM, from the exons ATGTTACTTCCATATGCTAGGCGTTGGACGCGTGGAATTGATAGGGATACCGAGTCACATCATGTTCTTATCCCGATCAGAGACCAGTTAAACCGCATGACGGAGGATCAg tttcgATGGACACTGTACAATGAAATTTTACATACACTGCCTCATTGTTGTATGGTCGATGAGCCTCTATGGATGGCATGTGTCCCTATGTTTTGCCTAGAGATTGTTGAAGTGCACTCGCCTGATAGAGTAATGCGTCAGTTTGGTCATTCCCAGCATGTACCTGTGATTCCTAGTTGGGGAACCAACCACCACGCGCATGATCAGCGTAGGAGGCTTGGAGCAGAGGTTCTTGAAATgatggataaatatttttgtgattgGGGTAATCGACATCAGAGTTTAGCTGTTGAGGTAAATGATGGTACTAGCGGGGCAGGGTATAGATTATGGTACATGCGGCATGGAAGATTGCTTATAGGTAGGCCTACATTAGAGGTTGACGTATCGTCAGGCTTTGTTCATTTTGCTGGTACTAGTATTGCAATGTCCAGAGGACTATTTAAATTGTATAGTCTTGCATTACAGTGGCAGAGAGACACAACCTCTGCTTTACATGGTGAAAAGGTATCTCAGATTGTTAAAGATACATTGCTTGAGGCCGGAATACAATTTAGAGAGCCATTTTTTGAGGGAGATCCTTTATTTGAACATGTGCGTGCAAGAGGACCCAGAAGTGGACGGATGGGGCATAGAGGTAGAGCTCGAGGACGCGCTCGAGGATGTGGCGCTGGTGGTATACCTATTCCTCCAGACATAGGGGCAGATGTGAGAGTAGAGGCTGATGATTTGCATGTTCATCAGTTTGGCACGTCAGATATCATGAATTTATTACATATGTCATTTGATCCTTATTCAAGATTGACTCGAGATGTGGAAGGAATTGGACATATGAGCTATGAATCAACAATAGATGTTGGAGATTATATACCTGATATCGCG ggCACATCAGGTACTGTCCGTTTTGACACTGAAGATACTACTATTTATAACACTCAAGATTTTATTGAAGGATTGTTTGATGATCCAATTAAGTTGCAG GAAGGGACTATCAGGCCAATACTTTTCACCGCCGAGTGGATTGAATTGTCCAAAGTAGGCATTTTTGTAGCTACGCACAGTGAATTCTGGTGCCATATGCTCCCATGCTTGATACCCAATTTGATCAAATCCCTTTATTGCATGAGAACATGGAATATG
- the LOC101260845 gene encoding uncharacterized protein isoform X1, producing the protein MFVKVWCWERILPVQPSAPPQHDGDMLLPYARRWTRGIDRDTESHHVLIPIRDQLNRMTEDQFRWTLYNEILHTLPHCCMVDEPLWMACVPMFCLEIVEVHSPDRVMRQFGHSQHVPVIPSWGTNHHAHDQRRRLGAEVLEMMDKYFCDWGNRHQSLAVEVNDGTSGAGYRLWYMRHGRLLIGRPTLEVDVSSGFVHFAGTSIAMSRGLFKLYSLALQWQRDTTSALHGEKVSQIVKDTLLEAGIQFREPFFEGDPLFEHVRARGPRSGRMGHRGRARGRARGCGAGGIPIPPDIGADVRVEADDLHVHQFGTSDIMNLLHMSFDPYSRLTRDVEGIGHMSYESTIDVGDYIPDIAGTSGTVRFDTEDTTIYNTQDFIEGLFDDPIKLQEGTIRPILFTAEWIELSKVGIFVATHSEFWCHMLPCLIPNLIKSLYCMRTWNMV; encoded by the exons ATGTTCGTGAAG GTTTGGTGTTGGGAGAGGATCTTGCCTGTACAGCCATCAGCTCCTCCTCAACATGATGGTGACATGTTACTTCCATATGCTAGGCGTTGGACGCGTGGAATTGATAGGGATACCGAGTCACATCATGTTCTTATCCCGATCAGAGACCAGTTAAACCGCATGACGGAGGATCAg tttcgATGGACACTGTACAATGAAATTTTACATACACTGCCTCATTGTTGTATGGTCGATGAGCCTCTATGGATGGCATGTGTCCCTATGTTTTGCCTAGAGATTGTTGAAGTGCACTCGCCTGATAGAGTAATGCGTCAGTTTGGTCATTCCCAGCATGTACCTGTGATTCCTAGTTGGGGAACCAACCACCACGCGCATGATCAGCGTAGGAGGCTTGGAGCAGAGGTTCTTGAAATgatggataaatatttttgtgattgGGGTAATCGACATCAGAGTTTAGCTGTTGAGGTAAATGATGGTACTAGCGGGGCAGGGTATAGATTATGGTACATGCGGCATGGAAGATTGCTTATAGGTAGGCCTACATTAGAGGTTGACGTATCGTCAGGCTTTGTTCATTTTGCTGGTACTAGTATTGCAATGTCCAGAGGACTATTTAAATTGTATAGTCTTGCATTACAGTGGCAGAGAGACACAACCTCTGCTTTACATGGTGAAAAGGTATCTCAGATTGTTAAAGATACATTGCTTGAGGCCGGAATACAATTTAGAGAGCCATTTTTTGAGGGAGATCCTTTATTTGAACATGTGCGTGCAAGAGGACCCAGAAGTGGACGGATGGGGCATAGAGGTAGAGCTCGAGGACGCGCTCGAGGATGTGGCGCTGGTGGTATACCTATTCCTCCAGACATAGGGGCAGATGTGAGAGTAGAGGCTGATGATTTGCATGTTCATCAGTTTGGCACGTCAGATATCATGAATTTATTACATATGTCATTTGATCCTTATTCAAGATTGACTCGAGATGTGGAAGGAATTGGACATATGAGCTATGAATCAACAATAGATGTTGGAGATTATATACCTGATATCGCG ggCACATCAGGTACTGTCCGTTTTGACACTGAAGATACTACTATTTATAACACTCAAGATTTTATTGAAGGATTGTTTGATGATCCAATTAAGTTGCAG GAAGGGACTATCAGGCCAATACTTTTCACCGCCGAGTGGATTGAATTGTCCAAAGTAGGCATTTTTGTAGCTACGCACAGTGAATTCTGGTGCCATATGCTCCCATGCTTGATACCCAATTTGATCAAATCCCTTTATTGCATGAGAACATGGAATATGGTATGA
- the LOC101260845 gene encoding uncharacterized protein isoform X12, whose translation MLLPYARRWTRGIDRDTESHHVLIPIRDQLNRMTEDQHVPVIPSWGTNHHAHDQRRRLGAEVLEMMDKYFCDWGNRHQSLAVEVNDGTSGAGYRLWYMRHGRLLIGRPTLEVDVSSGFVHFAGTSIAMSRGLFKLYSLALQWQRDTTSALHGEKVSQIVKDTLLEAGIQFREPFFEGDPLFEHVRARGPRSGRMGHRGRARGRARGCGAGGIPIPPDIGADVRVEADDLHVHQFGTSDIMNLLHMSFDPYSRLTRDVEGIGHMSYESTIDVGDYIPDIAGTSGTVRFDTEDTTIYNTQDFIEGLFDDPIKLQEGTIRPILFTAEWIELSKVGIFVATHSEFWCHMLPCLIPNLIKSLYCMRTWNM comes from the exons ATGTTACTTCCATATGCTAGGCGTTGGACGCGTGGAATTGATAGGGATACCGAGTCACATCATGTTCTTATCCCGATCAGAGACCAGTTAAACCGCATGACGGAGGATCAg CATGTACCTGTGATTCCTAGTTGGGGAACCAACCACCACGCGCATGATCAGCGTAGGAGGCTTGGAGCAGAGGTTCTTGAAATgatggataaatatttttgtgattgGGGTAATCGACATCAGAGTTTAGCTGTTGAGGTAAATGATGGTACTAGCGGGGCAGGGTATAGATTATGGTACATGCGGCATGGAAGATTGCTTATAGGTAGGCCTACATTAGAGGTTGACGTATCGTCAGGCTTTGTTCATTTTGCTGGTACTAGTATTGCAATGTCCAGAGGACTATTTAAATTGTATAGTCTTGCATTACAGTGGCAGAGAGACACAACCTCTGCTTTACATGGTGAAAAGGTATCTCAGATTGTTAAAGATACATTGCTTGAGGCCGGAATACAATTTAGAGAGCCATTTTTTGAGGGAGATCCTTTATTTGAACATGTGCGTGCAAGAGGACCCAGAAGTGGACGGATGGGGCATAGAGGTAGAGCTCGAGGACGCGCTCGAGGATGTGGCGCTGGTGGTATACCTATTCCTCCAGACATAGGGGCAGATGTGAGAGTAGAGGCTGATGATTTGCATGTTCATCAGTTTGGCACGTCAGATATCATGAATTTATTACATATGTCATTTGATCCTTATTCAAGATTGACTCGAGATGTGGAAGGAATTGGACATATGAGCTATGAATCAACAATAGATGTTGGAGATTATATACCTGATATCGCG ggCACATCAGGTACTGTCCGTTTTGACACTGAAGATACTACTATTTATAACACTCAAGATTTTATTGAAGGATTGTTTGATGATCCAATTAAGTTGCAG GAAGGGACTATCAGGCCAATACTTTTCACCGCCGAGTGGATTGAATTGTCCAAAGTAGGCATTTTTGTAGCTACGCACAGTGAATTCTGGTGCCATATGCTCCCATGCTTGATACCCAATTTGATCAAATCCCTTTATTGCATGAGAACATGGAATATG
- the LOC101260845 gene encoding uncharacterized protein isoform X11 has translation MLLPYARRWTRGIDRDTESHHVLIPIRDQLNRMTEDQHVPVIPSWGTNHHAHDQRRRLGAEVLEMMDKYFCDWGNRHQSLAVEVNDGTSGAGYRLWYMRHGRLLIGRPTLEVDVSSGFVHFAGTSIAMSRGLFKLYSLALQWQRDTTSALHGEKVSQIVKDTLLEAGIQFREPFFEGDPLFEHVRARGPRSGRMGHRGRARGRARGCGAGGIPIPPDIGADVRVEADDLHVHQFGTSDIMNLLHMSFDPYSRLTRDVEGIGHMSYESTIDVGDYIPDIAGTSGTVRFDTEDTTIYNTQDFIEGLFDDPIKLQEGTIRPILFTAEWIELSKVGIFVATHSEFWCHMLPCLIPNLIKSLYCMRTWNMV, from the exons ATGTTACTTCCATATGCTAGGCGTTGGACGCGTGGAATTGATAGGGATACCGAGTCACATCATGTTCTTATCCCGATCAGAGACCAGTTAAACCGCATGACGGAGGATCAg CATGTACCTGTGATTCCTAGTTGGGGAACCAACCACCACGCGCATGATCAGCGTAGGAGGCTTGGAGCAGAGGTTCTTGAAATgatggataaatatttttgtgattgGGGTAATCGACATCAGAGTTTAGCTGTTGAGGTAAATGATGGTACTAGCGGGGCAGGGTATAGATTATGGTACATGCGGCATGGAAGATTGCTTATAGGTAGGCCTACATTAGAGGTTGACGTATCGTCAGGCTTTGTTCATTTTGCTGGTACTAGTATTGCAATGTCCAGAGGACTATTTAAATTGTATAGTCTTGCATTACAGTGGCAGAGAGACACAACCTCTGCTTTACATGGTGAAAAGGTATCTCAGATTGTTAAAGATACATTGCTTGAGGCCGGAATACAATTTAGAGAGCCATTTTTTGAGGGAGATCCTTTATTTGAACATGTGCGTGCAAGAGGACCCAGAAGTGGACGGATGGGGCATAGAGGTAGAGCTCGAGGACGCGCTCGAGGATGTGGCGCTGGTGGTATACCTATTCCTCCAGACATAGGGGCAGATGTGAGAGTAGAGGCTGATGATTTGCATGTTCATCAGTTTGGCACGTCAGATATCATGAATTTATTACATATGTCATTTGATCCTTATTCAAGATTGACTCGAGATGTGGAAGGAATTGGACATATGAGCTATGAATCAACAATAGATGTTGGAGATTATATACCTGATATCGCG ggCACATCAGGTACTGTCCGTTTTGACACTGAAGATACTACTATTTATAACACTCAAGATTTTATTGAAGGATTGTTTGATGATCCAATTAAGTTGCAG GAAGGGACTATCAGGCCAATACTTTTCACCGCCGAGTGGATTGAATTGTCCAAAGTAGGCATTTTTGTAGCTACGCACAGTGAATTCTGGTGCCATATGCTCCCATGCTTGATACCCAATTTGATCAAATCCCTTTATTGCATGAGAACATGGAATATGGTATGA
- the LOC101260845 gene encoding uncharacterized protein isoform X3 — translation MLLPYARRWTRGIDRDTESHHVLIPIRDQLNRMTEDQFRWTLYNEILHTLPHCCMVDEPLWMACVPMFCLEIVEVHSPDRVMRQFGHSQHVPVIPSWGTNHHAHDQRRRLGAEVLEMMDKYFCDWGNRHQSLAVEVNDGTSGAGYRLWYMRHGRLLIGRPTLEVDVSSGFVHFAGTSIAMSRGLFKLYSLALQWQRDTTSALHGEKVSQIVKDTLLEAGIQFREPFFEGDPLFEHVRARGPRSGRMGHRGRARGRARGCGAGGIPIPPDIGADVRVEADDLHVHQFGTSDIMNLLHMSFDPYSRLTRDVEGIGHMSYESTIDVGDYIPDIAGTSGTVRFDTEDTTIYNTQDFIEGLFDDPIKLQEGTIRPILFTAEWIELSKVGIFVATHSEFWCHMLPCLIPNLIKSLYCMRTWNMV, via the exons ATGTTACTTCCATATGCTAGGCGTTGGACGCGTGGAATTGATAGGGATACCGAGTCACATCATGTTCTTATCCCGATCAGAGACCAGTTAAACCGCATGACGGAGGATCAg tttcgATGGACACTGTACAATGAAATTTTACATACACTGCCTCATTGTTGTATGGTCGATGAGCCTCTATGGATGGCATGTGTCCCTATGTTTTGCCTAGAGATTGTTGAAGTGCACTCGCCTGATAGAGTAATGCGTCAGTTTGGTCATTCCCAGCATGTACCTGTGATTCCTAGTTGGGGAACCAACCACCACGCGCATGATCAGCGTAGGAGGCTTGGAGCAGAGGTTCTTGAAATgatggataaatatttttgtgattgGGGTAATCGACATCAGAGTTTAGCTGTTGAGGTAAATGATGGTACTAGCGGGGCAGGGTATAGATTATGGTACATGCGGCATGGAAGATTGCTTATAGGTAGGCCTACATTAGAGGTTGACGTATCGTCAGGCTTTGTTCATTTTGCTGGTACTAGTATTGCAATGTCCAGAGGACTATTTAAATTGTATAGTCTTGCATTACAGTGGCAGAGAGACACAACCTCTGCTTTACATGGTGAAAAGGTATCTCAGATTGTTAAAGATACATTGCTTGAGGCCGGAATACAATTTAGAGAGCCATTTTTTGAGGGAGATCCTTTATTTGAACATGTGCGTGCAAGAGGACCCAGAAGTGGACGGATGGGGCATAGAGGTAGAGCTCGAGGACGCGCTCGAGGATGTGGCGCTGGTGGTATACCTATTCCTCCAGACATAGGGGCAGATGTGAGAGTAGAGGCTGATGATTTGCATGTTCATCAGTTTGGCACGTCAGATATCATGAATTTATTACATATGTCATTTGATCCTTATTCAAGATTGACTCGAGATGTGGAAGGAATTGGACATATGAGCTATGAATCAACAATAGATGTTGGAGATTATATACCTGATATCGCG ggCACATCAGGTACTGTCCGTTTTGACACTGAAGATACTACTATTTATAACACTCAAGATTTTATTGAAGGATTGTTTGATGATCCAATTAAGTTGCAG GAAGGGACTATCAGGCCAATACTTTTCACCGCCGAGTGGATTGAATTGTCCAAAGTAGGCATTTTTGTAGCTACGCACAGTGAATTCTGGTGCCATATGCTCCCATGCTTGATACCCAATTTGATCAAATCCCTTTATTGCATGAGAACATGGAATATGGTATGA
- the LOC101260845 gene encoding uncharacterized protein isoform X7, protein MFVKVWCWERILPVQPSAPPQHDGDMLLPYARRWTRGIDRDTESHHVLIPIRDQLNRMTEDQHVPVIPSWGTNHHAHDQRRRLGAEVLEMMDKYFCDWGNRHQSLAVEVNDGTSGAGYRLWYMRHGRLLIGRPTLEVDVSSGFVHFAGTSIAMSRGLFKLYSLALQWQRDTTSALHGEKVSQIVKDTLLEAGIQFREPFFEGDPLFEHVRARGPRSGRMGHRGRARGRARGCGAGGIPIPPDIGADVRVEADDLHVHQFGTSDIMNLLHMSFDPYSRLTRDVEGIGHMSYESTIDVGDYIPDIAGTSGTVRFDTEDTTIYNTQDFIEGLFDDPIKLQEGTIRPILFTAEWIELSKVGIFVATHSEFWCHMLPCLIPNLIKSLYCMRTWNMV, encoded by the exons ATGTTCGTGAAG GTTTGGTGTTGGGAGAGGATCTTGCCTGTACAGCCATCAGCTCCTCCTCAACATGATGGTGACATGTTACTTCCATATGCTAGGCGTTGGACGCGTGGAATTGATAGGGATACCGAGTCACATCATGTTCTTATCCCGATCAGAGACCAGTTAAACCGCATGACGGAGGATCAg CATGTACCTGTGATTCCTAGTTGGGGAACCAACCACCACGCGCATGATCAGCGTAGGAGGCTTGGAGCAGAGGTTCTTGAAATgatggataaatatttttgtgattgGGGTAATCGACATCAGAGTTTAGCTGTTGAGGTAAATGATGGTACTAGCGGGGCAGGGTATAGATTATGGTACATGCGGCATGGAAGATTGCTTATAGGTAGGCCTACATTAGAGGTTGACGTATCGTCAGGCTTTGTTCATTTTGCTGGTACTAGTATTGCAATGTCCAGAGGACTATTTAAATTGTATAGTCTTGCATTACAGTGGCAGAGAGACACAACCTCTGCTTTACATGGTGAAAAGGTATCTCAGATTGTTAAAGATACATTGCTTGAGGCCGGAATACAATTTAGAGAGCCATTTTTTGAGGGAGATCCTTTATTTGAACATGTGCGTGCAAGAGGACCCAGAAGTGGACGGATGGGGCATAGAGGTAGAGCTCGAGGACGCGCTCGAGGATGTGGCGCTGGTGGTATACCTATTCCTCCAGACATAGGGGCAGATGTGAGAGTAGAGGCTGATGATTTGCATGTTCATCAGTTTGGCACGTCAGATATCATGAATTTATTACATATGTCATTTGATCCTTATTCAAGATTGACTCGAGATGTGGAAGGAATTGGACATATGAGCTATGAATCAACAATAGATGTTGGAGATTATATACCTGATATCGCG ggCACATCAGGTACTGTCCGTTTTGACACTGAAGATACTACTATTTATAACACTCAAGATTTTATTGAAGGATTGTTTGATGATCCAATTAAGTTGCAG GAAGGGACTATCAGGCCAATACTTTTCACCGCCGAGTGGATTGAATTGTCCAAAGTAGGCATTTTTGTAGCTACGCACAGTGAATTCTGGTGCCATATGCTCCCATGCTTGATACCCAATTTGATCAAATCCCTTTATTGCATGAGAACATGGAATATGGTATGA
- the LOC101260845 gene encoding uncharacterized protein isoform X6 has translation MFVKVWCWERILPVQPSAPPQHDGDMLLPYARRWTRGIDRDTESHHVLIPIRDQLNRMTEDQFGHSQHVPVIPSWGTNHHAHDQRRRLGAEVLEMMDKYFCDWGNRHQSLAVEVNDGTSGAGYRLWYMRHGRLLIGRPTLEVDVSSGFVHFAGTSIAMSRGLFKLYSLALQWQRDTTSALHGEKVSQIVKDTLLEAGIQFREPFFEGDPLFEHVRARGPRSGRMGHRGRARGRARGCGAGGIPIPPDIGADVRVEADDLHVHQFGTSDIMNLLHMSFDPYSRLTRDVEGIGHMSYESTIDVGDYIPDIAGTSGTVRFDTEDTTIYNTQDFIEGLFDDPIKLQEGTIRPILFTAEWIELSKVGIFVATHSEFWCHMLPCLIPNLIKSLYCMRTWNMV, from the exons ATGTTCGTGAAG GTTTGGTGTTGGGAGAGGATCTTGCCTGTACAGCCATCAGCTCCTCCTCAACATGATGGTGACATGTTACTTCCATATGCTAGGCGTTGGACGCGTGGAATTGATAGGGATACCGAGTCACATCATGTTCTTATCCCGATCAGAGACCAGTTAAACCGCATGACGGAGGATCAg TTTGGTCATTCCCAGCATGTACCTGTGATTCCTAGTTGGGGAACCAACCACCACGCGCATGATCAGCGTAGGAGGCTTGGAGCAGAGGTTCTTGAAATgatggataaatatttttgtgattgGGGTAATCGACATCAGAGTTTAGCTGTTGAGGTAAATGATGGTACTAGCGGGGCAGGGTATAGATTATGGTACATGCGGCATGGAAGATTGCTTATAGGTAGGCCTACATTAGAGGTTGACGTATCGTCAGGCTTTGTTCATTTTGCTGGTACTAGTATTGCAATGTCCAGAGGACTATTTAAATTGTATAGTCTTGCATTACAGTGGCAGAGAGACACAACCTCTGCTTTACATGGTGAAAAGGTATCTCAGATTGTTAAAGATACATTGCTTGAGGCCGGAATACAATTTAGAGAGCCATTTTTTGAGGGAGATCCTTTATTTGAACATGTGCGTGCAAGAGGACCCAGAAGTGGACGGATGGGGCATAGAGGTAGAGCTCGAGGACGCGCTCGAGGATGTGGCGCTGGTGGTATACCTATTCCTCCAGACATAGGGGCAGATGTGAGAGTAGAGGCTGATGATTTGCATGTTCATCAGTTTGGCACGTCAGATATCATGAATTTATTACATATGTCATTTGATCCTTATTCAAGATTGACTCGAGATGTGGAAGGAATTGGACATATGAGCTATGAATCAACAATAGATGTTGGAGATTATATACCTGATATCGCG ggCACATCAGGTACTGTCCGTTTTGACACTGAAGATACTACTATTTATAACACTCAAGATTTTATTGAAGGATTGTTTGATGATCCAATTAAGTTGCAG GAAGGGACTATCAGGCCAATACTTTTCACCGCCGAGTGGATTGAATTGTCCAAAGTAGGCATTTTTGTAGCTACGCACAGTGAATTCTGGTGCCATATGCTCCCATGCTTGATACCCAATTTGATCAAATCCCTTTATTGCATGAGAACATGGAATATGGTATGA